The following proteins come from a genomic window of Brevibacillus antibioticus:
- a CDS encoding GreA/GreB family elongation factor produces the protein MNPSILNGTRNHLINQLVFFDEQYSLFYDQYVRNYGKEKQAIDEIVERYKQTLESLLSKEDSALFQSLKAITLLGSSVKVRFEEDQFEESFTVVYPTDIDPDNNRISFLSPIGRQLLLAAPHDSVVLESPVGRQQVQVREISFTYMGGFSSP, from the coding sequence ATGAACCCTAGTATTTTGAATGGCACCAGAAACCATCTGATCAACCAGCTGGTCTTTTTTGACGAGCAGTATTCACTCTTTTACGATCAATATGTACGCAATTACGGGAAAGAAAAGCAAGCCATCGATGAGATTGTCGAGCGTTACAAGCAAACACTTGAAAGCCTTTTGTCAAAAGAAGACAGTGCACTCTTTCAATCGCTTAAAGCGATTACGTTATTAGGCAGCAGCGTAAAAGTGCGATTTGAAGAAGATCAATTTGAGGAGTCATTTACTGTGGTTTATCCCACAGACATTGACCCGGATAACAACAGAATTTCATTCTTATCGCCCATAGGCAGGCAACTGCTGCTAGCGGCTCCACACGATTCTGTTGTGCTGGAAAGTCCGGTTGGCAGGCAACAGGTGCAGGTTCGGGAGATAAGCTTTACATATATGGGGGGATTCTCGTCACCTTAG
- a CDS encoding alpha/beta-type small acid-soluble spore protein — MARSNSLVYGQARAALDQFKYEIAAEFGVELGADTSARQNGSVGGEMAKRLVQYAEQQMFRL, encoded by the coding sequence ATGGCACGTTCCAATTCCTTGGTGTATGGACAAGCTCGAGCAGCACTTGATCAATTCAAGTACGAGATTGCTGCTGAATTTGGAGTCGAGTTGGGCGCAGATACGTCCGCGCGTCAAAATGGCTCTGTCGGCGGAGAGATGGCGAAGCGTTTGGTTCAATACGCGGAACAGCAAATGTTTCGTTTGTAA
- a CDS encoding EAL domain-containing protein → MNVALAKELPYPVFQPLVHLTTGQFFGYEALLRSSTHHSPEFLFRTARAEGHLYELDTLSMKKAIESYFTNVTFFDHVPLLFINVFPSTLLNPAFLSFITAGLFQSWNSRIVLEINEANEEDKMWEIRLLGQKIHELRQHGFLIALDDVGSGAASLKKIVEYEPDIVKLDRYFGKQLSSMPNKQKLVSLFVQYCQDQTQLVLEGIEEPEDLSVALALGVPVGQGFLLGHPGPLQATQKRR, encoded by the coding sequence ATGAACGTCGCATTGGCAAAGGAACTACCATATCCTGTTTTTCAGCCCCTGGTGCATCTGACGACTGGACAATTTTTTGGGTACGAAGCACTTCTTCGCTCCTCTACACACCACTCTCCAGAATTCCTTTTTCGAACGGCTCGTGCAGAAGGACACTTGTATGAGTTGGATACGCTGTCGATGAAAAAAGCAATTGAATCATACTTTACGAATGTGACTTTTTTCGATCATGTCCCGCTCTTGTTCATCAATGTGTTTCCTTCTACGTTGTTGAACCCTGCTTTCCTGTCGTTTATTACCGCAGGCTTGTTTCAATCTTGGAACAGTAGAATTGTCTTGGAAATCAACGAGGCCAATGAAGAAGACAAGATGTGGGAGATAAGATTGTTGGGGCAAAAAATACATGAGCTACGTCAGCATGGATTCCTGATCGCATTAGATGATGTCGGCTCGGGTGCCGCTTCTTTAAAAAAGATCGTGGAGTATGAACCAGATATCGTTAAGCTCGACAGGTACTTTGGCAAGCAATTGTCCTCCATGCCGAATAAGCAAAAGCTCGTTTCGCTTTTCGTCCAATACTGCCAAGATCAAACACAGCTTGTACTCGAAGGAATCGAGGAGCCGGAGGACTTATCTGTTGCTTTGGCACTGGGGGTACCTGTTGGTCAAGGTTTTTTGCTAGGGCACCCCGGACCACTTCAAGCAACACAAAAAAGACGATGA
- a CDS encoding superoxide dismutase, producing MEAFTLPELPYRYDELEPYLDARTMEIHHGKHHATYVANLNKALENYSLFKNASVEELISNLEDIPEDIRMAVRNHGGGHYGHSLYWSIMSPTGGGKPTGDIAKGIDKYFGSFEEMKDELTKAAVSRFGSGWGWLVVNGDKLEVTSTPNQDTPFMEKKTPILVVDVWEHAYYLQYQNKRPDFVSSWWNVVNWEEVNRLYNEAIR from the coding sequence ATGGAAGCCTTTACGTTACCCGAACTGCCATATCGCTATGATGAGCTGGAACCTTACCTGGATGCGAGAACGATGGAAATTCATCACGGAAAGCATCATGCAACGTATGTGGCCAATTTAAACAAGGCCCTAGAAAACTACTCGCTGTTCAAGAATGCTTCGGTCGAAGAACTAATCAGTAACTTGGAGGATATCCCGGAAGACATTCGCATGGCAGTTCGCAATCATGGGGGCGGACATTATGGACACAGCTTGTATTGGTCGATCATGAGTCCGACTGGCGGCGGGAAACCAACAGGGGATATTGCGAAAGGAATCGACAAGTATTTCGGAAGTTTTGAGGAAATGAAGGATGAATTGACAAAAGCGGCTGTCAGTCGTTTCGGATCAGGATGGGGATGGCTCGTCGTCAATGGAGACAAGTTGGAAGTGACGAGCACGCCCAATCAGGATACTCCTTTTATGGAGAAGAAAACGCCCATATTGGTCGTAGATGTGTGGGAGCATGCTTATTACTTGCAGTACCAAAATAAACGCCCTGATTTTGTCTCGTCGTGGTGGAATGTGGTCAACTGGGAGGAAGTCAATCGTTTGTATAACGAAGCAATCCGCTAA
- a CDS encoding helix-turn-helix transcriptional regulator yields MNRHAVYFQEQDKRREILVLLKKRRSVDVHELSKHLGITKVAVRKHLDVLHRERYIESRIVRKRTGRPAYVYHLTKNADQLFPRHYSDLATEMVAGIQDLYGEAFVDQLFEKRMARMLQNHREVMRGQGFDQRVKTLARIQKEEGYMPHLEKIRDGLYTLEEANCPLLQVAIRFPQACQCELSLFESLVDAQVERTSCMAEGQVKCRYLIKEKLSHEES; encoded by the coding sequence ATGAACAGACACGCGGTCTATTTTCAAGAACAGGATAAACGTCGAGAAATTTTGGTGTTGCTGAAGAAGCGCCGTTCGGTCGATGTCCATGAACTGTCAAAGCATCTCGGTATAACCAAAGTCGCCGTGCGTAAGCATTTAGATGTTTTGCATAGAGAACGGTATATCGAGTCTCGAATCGTTCGCAAGCGAACAGGCAGACCAGCCTATGTGTATCACCTAACGAAAAATGCCGATCAATTATTCCCTCGTCACTACAGCGATTTGGCTACAGAGATGGTGGCGGGCATTCAGGATTTGTATGGGGAAGCTTTCGTCGATCAATTATTTGAGAAGCGTATGGCACGGATGTTACAAAACCATCGAGAGGTAATGAGAGGACAAGGTTTTGACCAGCGAGTGAAAACGTTGGCGAGGATACAAAAGGAAGAAGGATACATGCCTCACTTGGAAAAAATAAGGGATGGTTTATATACACTCGAAGAAGCAAATTGCCCTCTTCTACAAGTAGCCATTCGCTTTCCCCAAGCATGTCAATGTGAGCTCTCCTTGTTTGAGTCGCTAGTAGACGCGCAAGTAGAGCGTACTTCGTGTATGGCGGAAGGACAAGTGAAATGCCGTTACCTGATAAAAGAAAAGCTCAGCCATGAAGAATCGTAG
- a CDS encoding CsxC family protein, with product MGIHGEGCKCGQTEVTQNSCRVENARMFGMASTETTFPRTIKVPVTLAETAAVVCVEANVHLEKPALEIVRVLKSVILEQCELVPTFNPLSAKLFVSGFIRKHIEYTTVDQETGTAVCGDVRHTTALIPFDFCTDLTFPATGPTLQLAPDFESHGEYLNKAGHAAKINVGLFGNRKFYNERPYCELLFSEFTELDIGLENKRCKDTTKTFSTVREKIVLRIGLKVLQDQQVPIPTTPPPKPTFPPPCKSICPPKKW from the coding sequence ATGGGTATACATGGCGAAGGCTGTAAATGTGGCCAAACCGAAGTTACGCAAAATAGCTGCAGGGTGGAAAATGCCCGTATGTTTGGAATGGCTTCAACCGAAACCACTTTTCCTAGAACGATTAAAGTTCCTGTAACGTTGGCAGAAACGGCTGCTGTCGTATGTGTGGAGGCTAATGTCCATTTGGAGAAGCCTGCACTTGAGATCGTTCGGGTATTAAAGAGTGTCATTCTAGAGCAATGTGAGCTGGTTCCCACATTCAACCCGTTGTCAGCAAAGTTGTTCGTCAGTGGTTTTATTCGCAAACATATCGAGTACACCACAGTTGATCAAGAAACGGGAACTGCTGTATGCGGTGATGTACGACATACAACGGCGCTGATTCCATTCGATTTCTGTACGGATCTGACGTTTCCGGCTACAGGGCCGACTTTGCAACTGGCACCAGATTTCGAGTCACACGGAGAATATTTGAATAAAGCAGGTCATGCGGCAAAGATTAATGTAGGTTTGTTCGGCAACCGAAAATTTTACAACGAGAGACCGTATTGTGAGCTGTTATTCTCGGAATTCACCGAATTAGACATTGGTTTGGAAAATAAGCGGTGCAAAGACACAACCAAAACTTTCTCGACCGTCCGTGAAAAAATCGTTCTGCGTATTGGTCTAAAAGTTTTGCAGGATCAACAAGTCCCTATTCCAACGACCCCACCACCAAAACCGACATTTCCGCCACCTTGCAAATCGATATGTCCACCTAAGAAATGGTAG